A window of Corallococcus macrosporus DSM 14697 contains these coding sequences:
- a CDS encoding helix-turn-helix domain-containing protein → MEKRNNRVANWTRLHRRFGDHVRKLRTTRELTQEALAERSDLSVDAIRRIERGSFSPSLDTLGKLAKGLDVSLKTLFQGFERERSNAVAEICDFLSLRSGREVELAWRVIQAMFEER, encoded by the coding sequence ATGGAGAAACGGAACAACAGGGTCGCCAACTGGACGCGCCTGCACCGACGGTTCGGCGACCACGTGCGCAAGCTCCGGACGACCCGGGAGCTCACGCAGGAAGCCCTCGCGGAGCGCAGCGACCTGTCCGTGGACGCCATCCGCCGGATTGAACGTGGTTCGTTCTCTCCCTCCCTGGACACCCTCGGGAAGCTCGCCAAGGGGCTCGACGTGTCGCTGAAGACGCTCTTCCAGGGCTTCGAGCGCGAACGCTCCAACGCCGTGGCGGAGATTTGCGACTTCCTCTCCCTGCGCTCGGGCCGCGAGGTGGAGCTGGCCTGGCGCGTCATCCAGGCGATGTTCGAGGAGCGCTGA
- a CDS encoding serine hydrolase domain-containing protein, protein MRLAFVRYGAMALLGLAAPASLAAPRPALEMTCEPAGLDPEQVPRAFSAEVRGALDAVVRAELSQGPVAGLSVGVTRGAERWVCAYGLRDVARKLPATPRTTYRMASVTKSFTAVAVLQLVEQGKLSLDADISTLVENYPARQWPVTVRDLLGHVSGVPTYDGFASSRNTKVLSTKAAIAVFAGKPLAFEPRTRYLYTTWGYNLLGAAVQKASGQSYRDYLREHLFAPAGMHHADLDVMATRDAHQAKGYRVLGGALRPSRFLDVSSRFAGGGTRATVGDMLAFGRAVLAHTLVTRETMGRMQTSMATTDGRLTDYGMGFATYPVRGHYVVAHAGGQPETSTMLVMLPAEDTVIALATNVEGEARRMRRLSIRLMEHLVDDAVTRREAYVADPVDAVVYEGLSRVASYGLAYHQWATRGPGALPPASDLPGAFTRVSALLNRKEIGRDARGALERVRSGHEPRQGAAFIHAGAHMARTLEKLHGAERLKAYAVEGPLAFFSDYLAACDAQQVPEPERFGAPLRADVLRLSAAWKRTQLPALRRVRLDEEKNPEPHWAAVRESVAASPGFHPDYSDELLRIADGHAWRKQPAARRRWLERAVELQPRGVDARWALAEALLAANPEAVVLPHLREAVSTPQGALALAPKNFLKRLYTVPSTSVAAGLLRAGVVLHPDAPELWEALAKREKSLGRKAAATAALREAKRAREAPRPVVAPAPAVPESTGASGAVPDDHGLEPAEK, encoded by the coding sequence ATGAGACTCGCGTTCGTGCGGTATGGGGCCATGGCGCTCCTGGGGCTCGCGGCGCCCGCGTCGCTGGCCGCGCCCCGGCCCGCGCTGGAGATGACGTGCGAGCCCGCCGGGCTGGACCCGGAGCAGGTCCCCCGGGCCTTCTCCGCGGAGGTGCGCGGCGCGCTGGACGCGGTCGTCCGGGCCGAGCTGTCCCAGGGGCCCGTCGCGGGGCTGTCCGTGGGGGTGACGCGCGGCGCGGAGCGCTGGGTGTGTGCCTATGGCCTCCGCGACGTGGCCCGCAAGCTGCCCGCGACGCCGCGCACCACCTACCGCATGGCGTCCGTCACCAAGTCCTTCACCGCGGTGGCGGTGCTCCAGTTGGTGGAGCAGGGCAAGCTGAGCCTGGACGCGGACATCTCCACCCTGGTGGAGAACTATCCCGCCAGGCAGTGGCCCGTCACCGTGCGGGACTTGCTGGGGCACGTGAGTGGCGTGCCCACCTATGACGGGTTTGCCTCCAGCCGCAACACGAAGGTCCTGAGCACGAAGGCTGCCATCGCCGTCTTCGCGGGCAAGCCGCTCGCCTTCGAGCCGCGCACCCGCTACCTGTACACGACGTGGGGCTACAACCTGCTGGGCGCGGCGGTGCAGAAGGCCTCCGGCCAGTCCTACCGCGACTACCTGCGCGAGCACCTCTTCGCGCCCGCGGGCATGCACCACGCCGACCTGGACGTCATGGCCACGCGCGATGCGCACCAGGCCAAGGGGTACCGGGTGCTCGGCGGCGCGCTGAGGCCGTCGCGCTTCCTCGACGTGTCCAGCCGCTTCGCCGGGGGCGGCACCCGCGCCACCGTGGGGGACATGCTGGCCTTCGGCCGCGCGGTGCTGGCCCACACGCTGGTGACTCGCGAGACGATGGGCCGGATGCAGACGTCCATGGCCACCACCGACGGGCGCCTCACCGACTACGGCATGGGCTTCGCCACCTACCCGGTACGCGGCCACTACGTGGTGGCCCACGCGGGCGGCCAGCCCGAGACGAGCACGATGCTGGTGATGCTCCCCGCCGAGGACACGGTGATTGCCCTGGCGACCAACGTGGAGGGCGAGGCCCGCCGCATGCGCCGGTTGTCCATCCGCTTGATGGAGCACCTGGTGGATGACGCCGTCACGCGCCGCGAGGCCTATGTCGCGGACCCGGTGGACGCGGTGGTGTACGAAGGGCTGAGCCGCGTCGCCAGCTATGGGCTGGCGTACCACCAGTGGGCCACGCGCGGCCCGGGCGCGCTGCCGCCGGCGTCGGACCTGCCGGGCGCCTTCACCCGCGTCTCCGCGCTGCTGAACCGGAAGGAGATAGGCCGGGACGCGCGGGGGGCGCTGGAGCGCGTCCGGAGCGGGCATGAGCCGCGCCAGGGCGCCGCCTTCATCCACGCCGGCGCGCACATGGCCCGCACGCTGGAGAAGCTGCACGGCGCCGAACGGCTGAAGGCCTATGCCGTCGAGGGGCCGCTGGCCTTCTTCTCGGACTACCTGGCCGCGTGTGACGCCCAGCAGGTGCCCGAGCCGGAGCGCTTCGGCGCGCCGCTGCGGGCGGACGTCCTCCGCCTCTCCGCGGCCTGGAAGCGCACGCAGCTCCCCGCGCTCCGGCGGGTGCGCCTGGACGAGGAGAAGAACCCGGAGCCGCACTGGGCCGCGGTGCGCGAGTCGGTGGCCGCGTCACCGGGCTTCCACCCGGACTATTCGGACGAGCTGCTGCGCATCGCGGATGGCCATGCGTGGCGCAAGCAGCCGGCGGCCCGGCGGCGTTGGCTGGAGCGTGCCGTGGAGCTCCAGCCCCGCGGAGTGGATGCGCGCTGGGCGCTGGCCGAGGCGCTGCTCGCGGCGAACCCGGAGGCGGTGGTGTTGCCGCACCTGCGCGAGGCCGTGTCCACGCCGCAGGGGGCCCTGGCGCTGGCGCCCAAGAACTTCCTGAAGCGGCTCTACACCGTGCCGTCCACCTCGGTGGCCGCGGGCCTGCTGCGCGCGGGCGTGGTGTTGCACCCGGACGCGCCGGAGCTCTGGGAGGCGCTGGCGAAGCGGGAGAAGTCGCTGGGCCGGAAGGCGGCGGCCACCGCGGCCCTGCGTGAGGCGAAGCGGGCGCGTGAAGCGCCCAGGCCGGTGGTCGCGCCGGCGCCCGCCGTCCCCGAGTCAACGGGCGCCAGTGGCGCGGTGCCGGACGACCACGGGCTGGAGCCCGCGGAGAAGTGA
- a CDS encoding SGNH/GDSL hydrolase family protein, which translates to MTHLEVGRGGRRTWVPVLLGGLLTACDIGSSSRAAPSPAPERTEPVALPVAPPPPPPPAPAFRRELPARPARTAQLRALAEKLGAPGANVEDPCVAPLGNGCARTALAPFFASLDGLAMGTETEPVVIEAFGNSLIAGDRIVDVLRDDLSEAFGSAGRGLLLVDRMAPYGGRGRTSASASGWQPRTLGELRAPPHAFGITGVYHLATRAKARSRFTLDGEPRGALWWLDVPDAGALSISSGGEVLARTEPTGSGASRATHFELPEGARTLEVVAESQGAVVQGVVLQHARPGIVLDMLGVPSSDAGLYARVDGAALKSQLAQRAPRLLVFFLGGNESKRIEWKRLDMEKLRADLSALLRRAREAAPGSACLLVGPMDAVKGPGAKAQALTQRPSLEAVNAAEREVALAEGCAFFDFYAAMGGEGALARFHASGFMHDDLVHPRGAGLDVLGHLVTDALLRAYVEAPPPARGVAAVMPTPGAAQPSAEVTP; encoded by the coding sequence ATGACGCATTTGGAAGTCGGGCGGGGCGGCCGGCGGACCTGGGTGCCGGTCCTGCTCGGTGGCTTGTTGACCGCCTGTGACATCGGGTCCTCGTCTCGCGCCGCCCCTTCCCCTGCTCCCGAGCGAACGGAGCCAGTCGCGCTCCCCGTGGCGCCGCCCCCCCCGCCGCCGCCCGCGCCCGCGTTCCGGCGGGAGCTGCCGGCCCGGCCCGCGCGGACCGCGCAGCTGCGGGCCCTGGCGGAGAAGCTGGGCGCGCCCGGCGCGAACGTGGAAGACCCCTGCGTGGCGCCCCTGGGCAACGGCTGCGCGCGCACGGCGCTGGCGCCCTTCTTCGCGTCACTGGACGGGCTGGCCATGGGCACGGAGACGGAGCCCGTGGTCATCGAGGCCTTCGGCAACTCGTTGATTGCCGGGGACCGCATCGTGGACGTCCTGCGTGACGACTTGTCCGAGGCGTTCGGGAGCGCGGGCCGCGGGCTGTTGCTGGTGGACCGCATGGCCCCCTATGGCGGGCGTGGCCGCACCAGCGCCAGCGCCAGCGGGTGGCAGCCGCGCACCCTGGGCGAGCTGCGCGCGCCGCCGCATGCCTTTGGCATCACCGGCGTGTATCACCTGGCCACCCGCGCCAAGGCGCGCAGCCGCTTCACGTTGGACGGCGAGCCACGCGGCGCGCTGTGGTGGCTGGACGTGCCGGACGCGGGCGCGCTCAGCATCTCCAGCGGCGGCGAGGTGCTTGCGAGGACCGAGCCCACGGGGAGCGGGGCTTCGCGCGCCACCCACTTCGAGCTGCCCGAGGGCGCGCGGACGCTGGAGGTGGTGGCCGAGAGCCAGGGCGCGGTGGTGCAGGGCGTGGTGTTGCAGCACGCGCGGCCCGGCATCGTCCTGGACATGTTGGGGGTGCCTTCGTCGGACGCCGGCCTCTATGCGCGCGTCGACGGCGCCGCGCTGAAGTCCCAGCTCGCCCAGCGCGCGCCCAGGCTGCTCGTCTTCTTCCTGGGCGGCAACGAGTCCAAGCGCATCGAATGGAAGCGCCTGGACATGGAGAAGCTGCGCGCGGACTTGAGCGCGCTGCTCCGCCGCGCGCGCGAGGCGGCGCCCGGGAGCGCGTGCCTGCTGGTGGGCCCCATGGACGCGGTGAAGGGGCCGGGCGCGAAGGCCCAGGCGCTGACGCAGCGTCCCTCGCTGGAGGCGGTCAACGCCGCCGAGCGGGAGGTCGCGCTCGCCGAGGGGTGCGCCTTCTTCGACTTCTACGCCGCCATGGGCGGCGAGGGGGCGCTGGCGCGCTTCCACGCGTCTGGCTTCATGCATGACGACCTGGTGCACCCGCGCGGCGCGGGGCTGGACGTGCTGGGCCACCTGGTCACCGACGCGCTGCTGCGCGCCTATGTGGAGGCGCCGCCGCCCGCGCGCGGTGTCGCGGCGGTGATGCCCACGCCCGGAGCGGCCCAGCCCAGCGCGGAGGTCACGCCATGA